The following DNA comes from Cytophagales bacterium.
TTAGAAGGGAACAACCGTCCGAGCGTGAAAACGACTAAAAGCAATACGGCTATGAAGATGACAATAACAGAATATTGCAAAAAGTTGCTTGTTTTTTGTCTTTCCGCCTCAGTTTTTGCTTCCGCTTTAGTCCTGGCTTTCTCTTCAGCTATTTTCTTTTCAAATTCATTTCTTGCTTCGAGCTTGCCTATTTCTTTGGCTTTTTCTTCGTTGAACAGGCTATCTTTTACTTGTGCATACATTTGGTGGTATTGGTAGGCGGGTTTATATTTTTTTTGTGTCGCATAAACAGCAGCCAACTGCTCATAGCCAATCATTATGTGATATTTTGCTCCCAACGCTTCTGCAATACTTAAGCTTCTTTTAATGTATTCTAAAGCTACTTCGTAGTTTCCTTGAGTTATATAAATATTTCCAATATTCTTTAAACTTATTGTAATCCCTTTTTTATCACCTGTTGCTTCTCTTATTAATAATGATTGCTGAAAATGGTTCAATGCTTTTTTAATATTGCCCTGATTCAGATATACACTGCCTATATTATCCCAAGAGGAAGCAATTCCCTGCTCAATACTTAAGTTTTCCATTACTTTTAAGCATTGCAGGTGATGGTCCAAGGCTTGCTCGTATTTACCTTGTTGTTTATAGATGATCCCACTATTGCCTAATATTCCAGCAATTGTTTTTTTGCACCAGATGATCTCATCGTGATTTTCGCTCCTTTCTAATAATTCTTCTACTATTTTAAAGGATTGTAGAAAATAGTCCAGGGATTTTTCGTAGTTACGTTGATAAGAATATACGATCCCGAGATTGTTCAGAGATAGTACAATCCCTTTTTTGGCCTCGAACCATTCGTCATTGAAGGAGGTGGCGGGTAGCAATTCCCGTCTTATTTTAGCGGATTGCAGGGAATAGTTTATAGCTTTCTCGTAGATGCCAAGATTTTTATAAATAATCCCGATAATACTTAATGATTTTGCGATGCCTTGCCTGTAATCTGATTTCCTGGCAATTTCTAAACCTTGTTGGGCATATTCAAGCGCTTTATAGGGGTTGTTTCTGATGTGTTCAGAACTAAGTTTGTTTAGTATTTTTACTTTGTTGGTGTCTTTTTGTGTAGTTTTTCGTCCCGAGTACTCGGGATCAATTTTTGTTTGGGCGAATATGTAGCTACAAGAATAATTTTTTAAAAGAATGAAAAAGATCAGGATAATATATTTTGTATATTCTCTCATATGACAACTGGCAATAGAATGGCTATTGAATGACCATTATATTACAAGTAAAAAGGAAAAAGGAAAAAGTATAAATTCACTTTTTCCTTGACATTTACAAGTAAAAAGTATAAATTCACTTTTTACTTTTTCCTTTTTACTTTTTCCTTGACAGTGTTACAATGCCGGTAGTACCTTTGTCCTTACTTCCCCAAACCCGATCCTTACCCCATTTTTCTCCCCATAAGCCCGCATGATCACCGTATCTCCGTCATTAATAAACTTTCGTTCCGTTCCATCGGGCATTTTTATTGGTTTGGTTCCTTTCCAGGATAATTCCAGCATGGAGCCATACGAATCTTCCGTGGGACCACTGATGGTACCTGATGCAAACATATCTCCAACATTAATATTACATCCATTGACAGTGTGGTGTGCTAATTGCTGGTTAATGTTCCAATACATATACTTAAAGTTGGTTTTGGTTAATTTTATAGCCCCCTCTCCGGAGGGTTGGGGGGAGCTAGGCTCAATATAAACTTCAAGGTTAATGTCGAAATTCTTTTTGTCTGCCTGTTCTGATGTACTCTGAGAAACTTGCAAGTAGGGTAGGGGTTTCGGGCTTTGCACTTTCCCTTCTACTCTGAAAGGTTCTAATGCCTCCAGGGTAACCACCCAGGGAGAGATTGAGGAAGCAAAATTTTTTCCAAGAAAAGGCCCTAAGGGTACATACTCCCATTTTTGTATATCACGTGCCGACCAGTCATTAAAAAGTACAAAACCAAAAATATATTCTTCTGCATCATTGATCGAAATACTTTCCCCTAATTTTGTTCTTTTACCTGCGATAAATGCCATTTCCAGTTCAAAGTCAAGGTTTTTTGATGGCCCGAAGGTGGGATTTTCTGCATTATCCGCTTTGCTTTGTCCTTTAGGCCGGTGAATATTTGTGCCTGACACGATGATAGATGATGCTCTTCCATGGTATGCTACCGGCATGTGTTTCCAATTAGGTAACAGGGCATTTTTAGGATCACGAAACATACTGCCTACGTTGGTGGCATGTTCTTCGCTGGAGTAGAAATCTGTATAATCTCCTACTTTTACCGGAAAGTGCATCGTTACTTCTTGCGTCTTGTATAAAACCTTGTTTCTTATTTTTTCGTTATCTCTCAGCTCACTGTTATCGTGTCTCAGCAATTCAGAAATACGTGCTCTTACCTCGCTGCAAACCGGCTTACCAAGCGAAATAAAGTCGTTCAGGTATTCTTTATTGAATACATTGCGAACTACAGGCGAAAGGCTCCCCTCATTGTAAAACAGATCATTAAAGAAACCCAATTCACTTAAAGCATTCAGATCAACAACATATTCACCAATTGCAACTCCTGCACGCGGAGTTGAGTTTGATATTTTAAAAATACCAAAAGGCAAGTTCTGAATAGGGAAGTCGCTGTTTTGCGGGACTTCAATCCATGATTTTAACGAGGGGTCGTTGGGATTGATCATTTAGATAATTTGCTAATTTGGTAATTTAAGAAATCAACACATCAACAAATTTTCAAATTAGCACATTTTCAAATTTTCTTCGTCCCCAGGACACAATAACCGCAATCCATGGGAATTTCATCACTCTTATATATGAACCGTAAGCGATAAACGCCTGAGCTGTTACATAAAAATCCAATAGCCGATCTCAAGTGCTCGGGATTATTATCGTTTGTTGTGATCAAATTATTATCCATGTCATAGATGCTTATAACCAAATCGCTGGCGACTTTGGTCTCACATATTTGTAGTTTATAGTATGTATTTTCACTAAATACATATGAATATTCTGTTGTAGCATTTCCACCCCAGCTTCCGAGAAATTTCACATCAATTTCATATACTTTTATAAAGCTGTAATCTTCAAGCAATGCTGTGCATTGTAGTAATTGATCATCATCAAAATTACATTGAGAAAAACAAAACCTGCTTACTATGGTGATGAAAAAAGCGATGAGTAATAAACGTTTCATCAAATTGTTAATTGTTATATGGTTATATGGTGATATGGTTATATGGTTAATTTTTGATTTGTTATATTTATCTGGTTGTTTAGTTCTCTGGGCAGTTTTTAGGTAATTCCGGTTTTTCAGTTTTTCAGCTTTCGGTTTTCAGTTTATCGGTAAACCCACACACCAAATCTCAAAGATATTATTTACGTAGCTTAACAATCACTGATATAGAATAGTTTTTTCAATTTAGATTTTTAGGTGTAATTTTTAAACAACTTAACCATATAACCATATCACCATATCACCATATCACCATATAACCATAAAGCCATATAACCATATAACCATTCATCAACATCTTACGACATCAACTAATCACATTATTCCTTATAGTATTGATCTTTCTTGTAATTTTATCAAGCAAACCATCCGGAAACTTTATCGTGGTTGTGCTATGATCTATAGTCATTACCATACCATCCATTTTTTTGTAAGTTGGCTCTTTATAGGTATAATTTATAACGACCTGGTCAAAAAGTTTCTTAAGCTCTTTGAGCTCCCTCAATAAATTTCTAACGTTCGGATCAGACTGGTAAGCAGATAAAAGCGAAACAATGTTATCCAATATTGTTTTTTGCAACCCGATCCGCCTGTTCAATTCCTGATTATTGCTTTGTTGAGCTGCTTGTGTTAAAATATAGATAGATTCCAGCCATCCACCGGTAAGCATTAACACACTTAAATGTATCTGATCCTGCTCGCGCAGGTATTTATTTATTTTTTCAAAATTAGAAGTGGTAATGATCATCAATGAATCCAGGCTTTCACTTTTAATAGCTAGCCGGCCGATCAGTTCAAAATCGAAGAAGTGGCTTACATTCAGATCACCAGCAAGATCATGAACTATTTCCAGGTAGGTGAATGCATCTTGTTTTTGGCCATACATGTATATATAACCCAGATCTGCTCCATAAATGCCAAGATTCAGTGATTTTCTGAAATTTGTAATATATTTTTTTTTATTGTCTGCAAGATTTAAAATTTTCCTCGAATAATCTGCTCCAACATATTTAAGAAGATATGATATTTCTAATGGGGAGGGGAAGGATGTGATGATACCTATTATTGTTTCATCGGTGATTTTGGCGTGGGGTTGGCCAGTTCTCCCCCCTTTGGGGGGAGTTAGAGGGGGGCTTCCTGCATCTTCGTTGTTATTGCAAGTGCAGCTAAAAATAAATAGAGCATAGAGCATAGCGCATAGCGCATAGCGCATAGCGCATAGCGCAGAGAGCATATTTTTACTCTGGAAATAAAATTTCATTTTTAAAGAAAGACTAATGGGGGTCAAATGTAAGATATCAAACGGAAAAAGGCAAATGTAACGTGTTTTTAATTCAAAAATTGATTTAAGAACAATGCTAATATACTCAATTCGTATATTTGCATCGGGGTAAATTCGTATCTTTGCATCATAATGAAAATCTCAAAAACATACAGCCCAAAAAATGTAGAAGACAAATGGTATGACCATTGGCTGAAGGAAGTGTTTTTCCATTCAACTCCTTCAAAAACCAAAGAATCTTATTGCATTGTAATCCCTCCGCCCAATGTAACGGGTGTTTTGCATATGGGGCATATGCTTAACAATACGATCCAGGATATACTTGTTCGTAAAGCCAGGATGAAGGGGAAAGAAACGTGCTGGGTGCCCGGAACAGATCATGCCTCTATTGCCACTGAAGCTAAAGTGGTAGAAATGCTCAAGGAAAAAGGGTTGCAAAAAAAAGATCTGACAAGAGAGCAGTTCACTAAATATGCCTGGGAGTGGAGAGAGAAGTATGGAGGCATTATCCTGGAGCAATTAAAGAAGCTTGGCTGCTCATGTGACTGGGACAGAACCCGCTTTACAATGGAAGATAGCCTTTCAGATGCCGTGATTGATGTATTTATAGATCTTCATAACAAAGGGTACATTTATCGCGGATTCAGGATGGTGAACTGGGATCCGGCAGGCAAAACCGCATTATCTGATGAAGAAGTAATTTATAAGGAGGTGAAATCTAAGCTTTATTATGTTAGATACATGCTTGATAATCCGTCTGAAATCCGAAATCCGAAACTCGAAACTCGAAATTCGAAATTCGAAATTCGAAACTCGAAATCCAAAACTCGAAACTCGAAACTCGAAACTCGAAACTCGAAACTCGAAATCCGAAACTCGAAACCCGAAATCCGAAATGCGAAATCAGATGAATATATTATAATTGCTACCACAAGACCCGAAACCATACTGGGCGATACTGCAATTTGTGTAAATCCAAAAGATGAAAGATATAAGCATTTAAAGGGGAAGAAAGCTTTGGTACCTTTCATTAACAGGGCTATCCCGGTGATCTATGATGAATATGTTGATATGGAATTTGGCACCGGTTGTTTGAAGGTTACGCCTGCTCATGACCCCAATGACTATGAATTGGGAGTTAAGCATAAGCTGCAAAGTATCGATATTTTAAATGATGATGGTACGCTGAACGAAAATGCGGAGCGCTACATTGGAGAAGACAGGTTTGCAGCCCGTAAAAAAATAGTTAAAGAGCTGGATAAAGCCGGTCAGCTTGAAAAGGTAGAGGATATAGTAAATAAAGTTGGTTATTCTGAGAGAACCGATTCAGTGGTAGAGCCGAGATTGTCAAAACAGTGGTTTTGCAATATGAAGAAACTGGCTAAACCGGCACTGGAGAATGTGATGAATGATAAGATCAGGCTGCATCCGTCTAAGTTTAAGAATATGTACCGATCCTGGATGGAAAACATCAGGGACTGGTGTATATCGCGTCAACTCTGGTGGGGACATAGGATCCCTGCCTGGTATAATGAAAACGGGGACTATGTAGTTGCGAAAGCTAAAGAGGAAGCAATTGAAAAATTTAAAAACAAAAAATTAAAATTTAAAATTGTAAAACAGGATGAGGATGTATTGGATACCTGGTTTTCCTCGTGGCTTTGGCCCATTTCTGTGTTTGATGGATTTAAAGATCGTAATAATCCGGACATGAAATATTATTACCCAACCGATGACCTTGTTACTGCTCCTGAGATCCTGTTTTTCTGGGTAGCCCGGATGATCATGGCAGGGTATGAATACCGCAAAGAGATGCCTTTCAGGAATGTATATCTTACAGGTATAGTAAGAGACAAGAAAGGCAGGAAGATGAGCAAATCATTAGGAAATTCACCAGAGCCTTTGGAATTAATAGACAAGTATGGGGCTGATGGCGTTCGTTTCGGTATCTTGGTTAGCTCTCCTGCCGGTAATGACCTGTTATTTGAAGAAAAGTTATGTGAACAGGGAAGGAATTTTTGCAATAAGATATGGAATGCTTTCAGGTTGGTAGAAGGGTGGAAGATAGATGAAACAATTGAACAACCCGGACACAGTAAAGTTGCTGGTAATTGGTTCGATGCCAAAATAAATAGGTCAATTTCCACTATTGATGACCACTTTTCAAAATACAGGATCTCTGATGCTTTGATGAGTACTTATAAATTGATCTGGGATGATTTCTGTTCATGGTACCTGGAAATAGTAAAGCCTGAATTAAACCAATATATTGATAAATCCACCTCTGAGGTAACTATTAATTTTTTTGAAAAATTATTAAAGATTCTTCATCCGTTTATGCCGTTTATTACTGAAGAAATATGGCATTTGCTAAGAGAAAGGAGTAGAGAGGACTGCATCATTGTTGCTGATTGGCCTAATGCCAAAGATGTAGAAGTGGGATATACGCCTGAATTGGAAGGACCTGAACAAGCAATTTCACAATTTGAAGCAGCTGCTGAAGTAACAGTATCCATTAGAAATTTAAGGAAAAAGCATCAGATCCCAAACAAAAATCCATTGACTCTTTATGTAAAAGCCAATCAATATAATCACAAAACGTTTGATTCTATGATAAAAAAACTCTGTAACCTATCTGACATAACTTATATTGATGATAAAATAGAGGATTCATATTCATTTATTTTGAAGTCAAATGAATATTTTGTTCCTCTCGATGAAAGTATTGATAAAGAGGCTGAGGTAGATAAATTAAACTCTGAGTTAGCATATACCAAAAGTTTTTTGGTTTCGGTAGAGAAAAAGTTAAACAATCAAGGTTTTATAAAAAATGCCAGAAGTGAAATTGTGGAGAGGGAAAAAAAGAAAAAAGCTGATGCTGAGACGAATATCAGAGTTTTGGAAGAAAAGTTGTTAAATTTGGTGAAATAATAATAATTTTTTACTTTTACATTTAAAAATAATAAATTATTTAACCATGGAATCAACTACCTTCATAAATGAACTACAAAACAGATTAATACAGCGTTTTGGAAGCAATATTGAAGATGTAATATTATTTGGTTCGCAGATCAATGGAAGGGCAACAAAAGAATCTGATCATGATGTGCTAATTATTCTGAAAAATAATTATAATTATAAATATAAAAATAAATTGTCTCATTATTGTTACGAAATTAATAGAAAATATGGTATTTGGATAGATTTACACGTGGTATCAAAATATGAATTAAAAACTATAAAAGGGAAAGAGCCATTTATCCTTGAAGCCCTTAAAAATACCAAATATAAAATGACACTTAAACAACCTGAGAGAGAAACCTTGATTAAATACAGAATTGAGGTAGCAAAAGAAACTTTGGATGATGCAAAGTTCAATATGGATAATAATAAATTGTTCGTAGCTGTAAACAGGATCTACTATGGAATGTATTACATGCTTTCTGCTTTAGCTTTAATGCATAAATTTAAAAGAACAAAACATAAGCCATTGATAGACTGGTTCATTAAAACTTTTGTAGATGAAAATATTATTGATAAGAAATTTGGCGATATTATCACTAATACTTTTGATAAGCGAATAGAAGGCGATTATGTTCCATATACTAAATTCTCCAAGAAAGAGGCTGAGGAATTATTTGAACAGGCTAAAGATTTCAATAAAGAAATTGAAAAACTAATCATATCAAACAATTAGATAGTGAACATCCACGAATACCAGGCAAAAGACATTCTGAAAAGCTATGGCGTAAACATTCAGGAAGGCATCGTAGCAGATACACCTGAAAAAGCTGTGGAGGCTGCTAAAAAAATCAATGCGGATACCGGCAGCGAATGGTACGTAGTAAAAGCCCAGATCCATGCGGGAGGCAGAGGGAAAGGGGGTGGTGTGAAGTTAGCAAAAAATCTGGATGACGTAAAAGAACTTTCTTCCCGGATCATTGGAATGAATTTGGTTACACATCAAACAGGTCCTGAAGGTAAAAAAGTACACAAGGTTTTAATTGCTCAAGATGTTTATTATCCCGGCACATCAGAGCCAAAGGAATTTTATCTGAGCATCTTGCTTGACAGGGCTAAAAGCAGAAATGTGATCATGGCAAGTACAGAAGGCGGTATGGATATTGAAGAAGTTGCGACCAAAACCCCTGAAAAGATCATGAAAGAATGGATCGACCCGGGTGTCGGATTACAGCCATTCCAGGCAAGAAAGGTCGCTTTTTCTTTAGGGTTAGAAGGGGGCGCTTTTAAAGAAATGGTAAAATTTGTTCATGCTCTTTATAGAGCTTATGTTGAAACAGATTCATCACTTTTTGAAATAAACCCGGTACTGAAGACTTCGGATGATAAAATATTGGCTGTTGATGCGAAAGTAAACCTTGACGATAATGCCTTGTACCGTCATAAAGAATATACAGCGCTCAGGGATTTAGCCGAAGAAGATCCATTGGAGGTTGAAGCAACTAAAGCCGGATTAAATTACGTAAAGCTTGATGGTAATGTAGGATGTATGGTAAACGGGGCAGGATTGGCAATGGCTACGATGGATATCATTAAATTATCCGGTGGGGAACCGGCAAATTTTCTTGATGTGGGGGGAGGTGCAAATGCAGTGACGGTAGAAGCTGGATTTCGCATAATCCTTAAAGACCCAAATGTAAAAGCCATTCTGATCAATATTTTTGGCGGGATCGTACGGTGTGATAGAGTAGCTAATGGGGTGGTTGAAGCCTATAAGAATATTGGTAATATTGATGTGCCGATCATAGTAAGATTACAAGGCACCAATGCCAAAGAAGGCGCTGAAATAATAAAGCAATCAGGATTGAAAGTTTATTCAGCTATCCTGCTAAAAGATGCAGCGGAAAATGTTGCAGAAGTGCTTAAATCAGTTGACAGTTGACAGTTGGCAGTCCACAGTCGGCAGTCGGCAGTCGGCAGTCGGCAGTCCACAATCGGCAGTCGGCAGTCTACAATCGGCAGTCCATCCCGAGTGCTCGGGAGCAGTCGGCAATTGTTTTTTGCCGACTGGGGATTGTAGATTGCCGACTTTTCTTGCACCCATAGTTCAACTGGATAGAATATCTGACTTCGGATCAGAGGGTTGGGGGTTCGAGTCCCTCTGGGTGTACAAAAGAGCCCCGCCAATTGGCGGGGCTCTGCGCTCTGCTCATACATTCCAAACTTCCTTTCCATTATTGTTTTCCGGCAAATAGCAGCCATCTATTTTATCGCTTCTTAAATATTTGACCAAAAAGTCAACTTTGCCATTTCGTTCTACTCTCCAGACAGCGCCTTCAACAGGGTCAATTGCTCCGTGTCCGGAAGGTTCTAATAGTTTCAGCACTTTATTAACCGTTATGGGCTGCCCGAGATGGATTAATCTCGGCACGATGAATTGATGTGGTAAAACACGCAATAAAAAATCGTGGTAACACATTCTTTCATGCCCCTTGCTCATAATATCAAATACCACAAATGGTTCGTGCGGCAGTTTATACCTCGTTCCGTGCGCTTGTGCAAGCCATTCACCCACGATCCTTTCACCCTCTTTTAATACTTCTTCAAATCTTTTTTTATTTTCTAATACCCATTCAGCAAACCGATGATGCAGTTTATAGGGTGACGTTTCAGCCCTGTAACCGGCACGGCCCAACGGTATGATCTCTCCCTTGACCTTTGCAACGGCACAGTTGCTTCCATCCACTTTTTCCTGCACAATGATCAGGTCATTTTTATCCCTCGGCTCTTTTGTTGCAATTCGTTCCTGTCCTTGCTCGCAGGTATGTTCACCAGGTCCAAGCCGGCTGTTGGACAGGTGGGGTATGCTTCCGTAGCTTTTGTGGCCTAAGGGTTTTTCAGTCATTTAAAGAAATTAATTAGCAGATTTGTATTTGTTGAATTGTCGGTCGTTAAAATTAATTTTTCCATGATAATATTTAATTAGTGTTATTTTGTTTCTATTTTTACACAAAAATACGATTTTTTTTTATTTAGTTCAAAATTTTCTGTTTTTATGAAACTAAAATTCATCATCACAATTATTCTATTTTCCTTTTGCGCCTACCATATTGCATTTTCTCAGGAAAAATTAAGACGCACCCTCTCCATACAGGAATGGATTGATGAGATGGTGAATTGTGAGGATTCGGTTTATTATTTAATTGATGCTGATATCGTTTATAACCACAAAAAAGATAAAGTCCAATACCGTGAGAGAGATGTTGATAATGCAGATGAAATCGTAATTAAGTCTGCTATAGTTCTCTCAGATTGTAATTTTAATTTTGATCACGGGATAGTTTTAAATAATTTTTCTTTCAAAGATCGTGTAGTTTTTGAGCTATGTAAGGCACCATATTTTGATTTTATTAATTGTACGTTTGAAAAATTTTTTTGTATACTGGAATGTGAATTTAAAACTCTCACCTTTTCTAATACTACAATAAAAGGAGAATTTTGGGAAGCGGGAAATATAATTAAAAATTTACGATTTGATCATTTAATCTATGAAGCAAATTCGTATAACAAGTTTTTTTATTTTAGTATAAGTTCTACAGAAATAGGTTATATAAATATCTTTAATTCTAAATTTATTTTATCCGATTCTCTAAAAAATATACCCATTGAATCATCAAAGATACCTGAAGTTTATATTCGGGTATCAACAGAAGCACTACATTTAAAAAATGATACTTTTGATCTGCCTGTAAATTTTGGTGGTTTAACTGT
Coding sequences within:
- the fahA gene encoding fumarylacetoacetase, which produces MINPNDPSLKSWIEVPQNSDFPIQNLPFGIFKISNSTPRAGVAIGEYVVDLNALSELGFFNDLFYNEGSLSPVVRNVFNKEYLNDFISLGKPVCSEVRARISELLRHDNSELRDNEKIRNKVLYKTQEVTMHFPVKVGDYTDFYSSEEHATNVGSMFRDPKNALLPNWKHMPVAYHGRASSIIVSGTNIHRPKGQSKADNAENPTFGPSKNLDFELEMAFIAGKRTKLGESISINDAEEYIFGFVLFNDWSARDIQKWEYVPLGPFLGKNFASSISPWVVTLEALEPFRVEGKVQSPKPLPYLQVSQSTSEQADKKNFDINLEVYIEPSSPQPSGEGAIKLTKTNFKYMYWNINQQLAHHTVNGCNINVGDMFASGTISGPTEDSYGSMLELSWKGTKPIKMPDGTERKFINDGDTVIMRAYGEKNGVRIGFGEVRTKVLPAL
- a CDS encoding valine--tRNA ligase, which gives rise to MVNWDPAGKTALSDEEVIYKEVKSKLYYVRYMLDNPSEIRNPKLETRNSKFEIRNSKSKTRNSKLETRNSKLEIRNSKPEIRNAKSDEYIIIATTRPETILGDTAICVNPKDERYKHLKGKKALVPFINRAIPVIYDEYVDMEFGTGCLKVTPAHDPNDYELGVKHKLQSIDILNDDGTLNENAERYIGEDRFAARKKIVKELDKAGQLEKVEDIVNKVGYSERTDSVVEPRLSKQWFCNMKKLAKPALENVMNDKIRLHPSKFKNMYRSWMENIRDWCISRQLWWGHRIPAWYNENGDYVVAKAKEEAIEKFKNKKLKFKIVKQDEDVLDTWFSSWLWPISVFDGFKDRNNPDMKYYYPTDDLVTAPEILFFWVARMIMAGYEYRKEMPFRNVYLTGIVRDKKGRKMSKSLGNSPEPLELIDKYGADGVRFGILVSSPAGNDLLFEEKLCEQGRNFCNKIWNAFRLVEGWKIDETIEQPGHSKVAGNWFDAKINRSISTIDDHFSKYRISDALMSTYKLIWDDFCSWYLEIVKPELNQYIDKSTSEVTINFFEKLLKILHPFMPFITEEIWHLLRERSREDCIIVADWPNAKDVEVGYTPELEGPEQAISQFEAAAEVTVSIRNLRKKHQIPNKNPLTLYVKANQYNHKTFDSMIKKLCNLSDITYIDDKIEDSYSFILKSNEYFVPLDESIDKEAEVDKLNSELAYTKSFLVSVEKKLNNQGFIKNARSEIVEREKKKKADAETNIRVLEEKLLNLVK
- a CDS encoding HEPN domain-containing protein codes for the protein MESTTFINELQNRLIQRFGSNIEDVILFGSQINGRATKESDHDVLIILKNNYNYKYKNKLSHYCYEINRKYGIWIDLHVVSKYELKTIKGKEPFILEALKNTKYKMTLKQPERETLIKYRIEVAKETLDDAKFNMDNNKLFVAVNRIYYGMYYMLSALALMHKFKRTKHKPLIDWFIKTFVDENIIDKKFGDIITNTFDKRIEGDYVPYTKFSKKEAEELFEQAKDFNKEIEKLIISNN
- the sucC gene encoding ADP-forming succinate--CoA ligase subunit beta, whose protein sequence is MNIHEYQAKDILKSYGVNIQEGIVADTPEKAVEAAKKINADTGSEWYVVKAQIHAGGRGKGGGVKLAKNLDDVKELSSRIIGMNLVTHQTGPEGKKVHKVLIAQDVYYPGTSEPKEFYLSILLDRAKSRNVIMASTEGGMDIEEVATKTPEKIMKEWIDPGVGLQPFQARKVAFSLGLEGGAFKEMVKFVHALYRAYVETDSSLFEINPVLKTSDDKILAVDAKVNLDDNALYRHKEYTALRDLAEEDPLEVEATKAGLNYVKLDGNVGCMVNGAGLAMATMDIIKLSGGEPANFLDVGGGANAVTVEAGFRIILKDPNVKAILINIFGGIVRCDRVANGVVEAYKNIGNIDVPIIVRLQGTNAKEGAEIIKQSGLKVYSAILLKDAAENVAEVLKSVDS